The Hymenobacter sp. DG01 genome has a segment encoding these proteins:
- the trxA gene encoding thioredoxin has product MGHKAIEITDANFDQIINSDKPVLVDFWAEWCGPCRMVGPVVEELAGEYEGKAVIGKVDVDSNPQTSAKFGIRSIPTLLVFKNGQVVDKQVGAVPKHVLAQKLDAQVTA; this is encoded by the coding sequence ATGGGACATAAAGCCATCGAAATTACCGATGCTAACTTCGACCAAATCATCAACTCCGATAAGCCGGTGCTCGTGGACTTCTGGGCCGAGTGGTGCGGTCCGTGCCGCATGGTAGGCCCGGTTGTTGAAGAGCTGGCCGGTGAATACGAAGGCAAAGCCGTTATCGGCAAGGTTGACGTAGATTCCAACCCCCAGACTTCGGCCAAATTTGGCATCCGCAGCATCCCCACGCTGCTGGTGTTCAAGAACGGTCAGGTTGTTGACAAGCAGGTAGGTGCCGTTCCGAAGCACGTACTGGCACAAAAGCTTGATGCCCAGGTAACGGCTTAA
- a CDS encoding energy transducer TonB, whose amino-acid sequence MRIHYAFLLSCLLAARFSFAQSLPAVYLNDRDEATVPDSATHYRIVDRKNELLGTYAMREYALSGTLLLRGTLSSIDPPVRNGLLTWYHPSGSKAGQVHYRDDEADGLYVGWYEDGRVSQRGDYADGQRVGRWISVHRNGQKRSEGRYNAGRAVGEWHYYYDTGELSAIEMPDRQGKPLALAFFNKDGSPYMGKVRTRELPQFPGGEAALLSYVARNTTYPRNIRRKGITGNVYVSYTVGEDGRVGQVRVVQGLAPEADQEARRVVASLPAFEPGREYNLPTAMTFTIPIYFAPNFSLLSGLRPSQVPPSEARAFAPAE is encoded by the coding sequence ATGAGAATACATTACGCTTTTCTCTTGTCATGTCTGCTGGCGGCCCGGTTCAGCTTTGCGCAGAGCCTGCCGGCCGTGTACCTCAATGACCGGGACGAGGCCACCGTGCCCGACAGCGCAACCCACTACCGTATCGTTGACCGGAAAAACGAGCTGCTGGGCACCTACGCCATGCGCGAGTACGCGCTTTCCGGCACCCTGCTCCTGCGCGGCACGCTCTCGTCCATTGACCCCCCGGTACGCAACGGCCTGCTGACCTGGTACCACCCTAGCGGCAGCAAGGCCGGCCAAGTTCATTACCGCGACGATGAGGCCGACGGCCTGTACGTGGGCTGGTACGAGGATGGCCGCGTCAGCCAGCGCGGCGACTACGCCGACGGGCAACGGGTTGGGCGCTGGATTTCGGTGCACCGCAACGGACAAAAGCGCTCCGAGGGCCGCTACAACGCCGGCCGGGCAGTGGGAGAGTGGCACTACTACTACGATACCGGTGAGTTAAGCGCCATTGAAATGCCCGACCGGCAGGGCAAGCCGCTAGCCCTGGCCTTTTTCAACAAGGATGGGTCGCCGTACATGGGTAAGGTACGCACCCGCGAGCTGCCCCAGTTTCCGGGTGGTGAGGCCGCCCTGCTCAGCTACGTGGCCCGCAACACTACCTACCCCCGCAACATCCGCCGCAAGGGCATTACAGGCAACGTGTACGTGAGCTACACCGTGGGCGAGGATGGGCGCGTGGGCCAAGTGCGGGTGGTGCAGGGCCTGGCCCCGGAGGCCGACCAGGAAGCACGCCGGGTAGTGGCCAGCCTGCCGGCCTTCGAGCCAGGCCGCGAGTATAACCTGCCTACGGCCATGACGTTTACCATCCCTATCTACTTCGCGCCCAACTTCTCGCTGCTTTCCGGGCTGCGGCCTTCCCAGGTGCCCCCATCCGAGGCCCGGGCCTTTGCCCCCGCCGAGTAG
- a CDS encoding TIGR01777 family oxidoreductase: MAQPTIILAGGNGFLGQHLARHFARLGYRVVVLSRGSSQQPDTLQWNGRTLGPWAAELEGAAAVINLAGRSVDCRYHAVNKYAITRSRTDSTRVLGEAIAACTVPPAVWLNLSTATIYQHTEGEAPANTEATGRLGRDFSEMVAQQWEAEFWLAQVPRTRRLALRTAIVLGPDGGALPVMARLARLGLCTPQGNGQQWVSWLHVMDFCRAVEFLLGRPTLEGAFNLCAPQPLPNAAFNGLLAHYYRPRWHLPQPRWLLELGAFVLRTEAELILKSRKVVPQRLLEAGFRFEYPTCDLALTDLLPRLG, encoded by the coding sequence ATGGCACAGCCAACAATAATTCTCGCGGGCGGCAACGGCTTTTTAGGGCAGCACTTGGCGCGGCATTTCGCGCGGCTGGGCTACCGGGTTGTGGTGTTGAGTAGGGGTAGCAGCCAGCAGCCAGACACACTGCAATGGAACGGCCGCACGCTGGGACCTTGGGCGGCGGAGCTGGAGGGCGCGGCGGCCGTTATCAATCTGGCGGGCCGGAGCGTGGACTGCCGCTACCATGCCGTCAATAAATACGCCATTACCCGCAGCCGCACCGACAGTACCCGGGTGTTGGGCGAGGCCATAGCCGCCTGCACGGTGCCGCCTGCGGTCTGGCTGAATCTGTCCACTGCCACTATTTACCAGCATACCGAAGGCGAGGCCCCGGCCAACACCGAAGCTACCGGCCGCCTTGGGCGCGACTTTTCCGAGATGGTAGCCCAACAATGGGAGGCGGAGTTTTGGCTGGCGCAGGTGCCTCGCACGCGGCGGCTGGCCTTGCGCACGGCCATTGTGCTGGGTCCTGACGGCGGGGCCCTACCTGTGATGGCACGGCTAGCCCGGCTAGGACTCTGTACGCCCCAGGGCAATGGGCAGCAGTGGGTCAGTTGGTTGCATGTAATGGACTTTTGCCGGGCCGTGGAGTTCCTGCTGGGCCGCCCTACCCTGGAAGGAGCCTTCAACCTCTGCGCCCCGCAGCCGCTACCCAATGCTGCTTTTAATGGCCTGCTGGCCCACTACTACAGGCCACGCTGGCACCTGCCGCAGCCCCGGTGGCTGCTGGAGCTGGGGGCCTTTGTGCTGCGCACCGAAGCTGAGCTGATTCTTAAAAGCCGCAAGGTGGTACCACAACGGCTGCTGGAAGCGGGTTTTCGGTTCGAATACCCAACCTGCGACCTAGCCCTGACCGATTTACTGCCCCGGCTGGGGTAG
- the dnaE gene encoding DNA polymerase III subunit alpha: protein MPVFSHLHCHTQYSLLDGQASISALMKKAQADGMPAVALTDHGNMFGAFNFVAEANKYNVKPIVGCEFYLVEDRHKKQFSREKGERDNRYHQLLLAKDQAGYQNLAKLCSMSFIEGVYSKYPRIDKELLLQYSEGLIATSCCIGAEVPQALLWKTEEEAEKLLKWWLDVFGEDYYIEIQRHGIENIDNTGKSQEDLNQILLKWAKKYNVKVICTNDSHYVNQEDFAPHDLLLCVNTGEEHSIPVGDFQTKYFRLMSGEGKVLYDHLDNLRPLASSDDQVRRQLMRIDEEAQMPRPRSRFGFPNDQFYFKSQDEMNHLFRDVPESVDNTNEIVDKITPPKLQRDILLPNFPIPAPFANADEFLRELTYVGAFGPSAGKGIVTMTKPPRYSERTPEIEERLDYELRIIETMGFAGYFLITQDFINHGRSVGVAVGPGRGSAAGSAVAYCVGITNIDPIKYSLLFERFLNPERVSMPDIDIDFDDVNRQRVIDYVVDKYGKTQVAQIITFGTMAAKSSIKDVARAMELPLPLTNELAKMVPEKPGTTLAGAFAENQELDMIRRDDAPDNLRGQILRLAEKLEGSVRNTGIHAAGVIIAPDDITKYIPVSTSKDSDLLVTQFDGKVIESAGMLKMDFLGLKTLTIIVDALELIKKNHGVDINIDDIPLDDPKTYELYQRGDTIGTFQFESEGMRMYLKDLKPTNIEDLIAMNALYRPGPMQFIPNFINRKHGREEIDYPHELLEPILNYSQGIMVYQEQIMQTAQILAGYSLGGADLLRRAMGKKDMKKMALEREKFCKGALELHGIKEKKANEVFDVMEKFAAYGFNRSHSAAYSVVAYQTGYLKANYPAEYMAAVLTNNMSDIKKVTFFIEEARRQGVQVLGPDVNESILKFNVNEKGQIRFGMAAVKGAGEAAIESIVAEREKKGPYSDIFDFSKRVNLRAVNKKTFESLALSGAFDSFERYHRRQFVEAPTGDQNLIDKAVKMGQQYQQEQDSAQQSLFGGGAFGAVAMPLPKVADMEPWPATELLRREKEVVGFYLSGHPLDDFKLEIDSYCTCPLDKVENYKNREVTVAGLISNVMFKTTKTGQPFVSFSVEDYESSLNLALFRDDYSRFSALINPRNYDKEQVPPMYIRGKYAQRFRDSDQFEFKILTMEPLFNVAEKLANGVRVQLDLRTITEPFMDRFMEAVEGCAGSKKLEIKFAEPHEHLTVDTYSRRYRIEPKEFIRKMREMEIDACQLI from the coding sequence ATGCCCGTATTCTCGCACCTGCACTGCCACACCCAATATTCCCTGCTCGACGGTCAGGCCAGTATTTCGGCCCTGATGAAAAAGGCCCAGGCCGATGGCATGCCCGCCGTAGCTCTCACCGACCACGGCAACATGTTCGGGGCCTTCAACTTTGTGGCCGAGGCGAATAAATACAACGTGAAGCCTATTGTGGGCTGCGAGTTTTACCTGGTAGAGGACCGGCACAAAAAGCAGTTCAGCCGCGAGAAGGGCGAGCGGGACAACCGCTACCACCAGCTCCTGCTGGCCAAGGACCAGGCCGGCTACCAGAACCTGGCCAAGCTCTGCTCCATGAGCTTCATTGAAGGCGTGTACTCCAAGTATCCGCGCATTGATAAGGAGTTGCTGCTGCAGTACAGTGAGGGTCTGATTGCCACTTCCTGCTGCATCGGGGCCGAGGTTCCGCAGGCCCTGCTCTGGAAAACGGAAGAAGAAGCAGAGAAACTGCTGAAGTGGTGGCTGGATGTGTTTGGCGAGGACTACTACATCGAAATTCAGCGCCACGGCATCGAGAATATCGACAATACCGGCAAAAGCCAGGAAGACCTAAACCAGATTCTGCTGAAGTGGGCGAAGAAATATAACGTCAAGGTTATCTGCACCAACGACTCGCACTACGTAAATCAGGAGGACTTCGCGCCCCACGATTTGCTGTTGTGCGTGAATACGGGCGAGGAGCACAGCATTCCGGTCGGTGATTTCCAGACCAAGTATTTCCGCCTGATGTCGGGCGAGGGCAAGGTGCTATATGACCACCTCGACAACCTGCGCCCCCTGGCTTCCTCCGACGACCAGGTGCGCCGCCAGCTCATGCGCATTGATGAGGAAGCCCAGATGCCCCGGCCTCGCTCCCGCTTCGGCTTCCCCAACGACCAGTTCTACTTCAAGAGCCAGGACGAGATGAACCACCTATTCCGGGACGTGCCGGAAAGCGTGGATAACACCAACGAAATCGTCGATAAAATCACGCCGCCCAAGCTGCAGCGCGATATTCTGCTGCCCAACTTCCCCATTCCCGCGCCGTTCGCCAACGCCGACGAGTTTCTGCGCGAGCTGACGTACGTGGGGGCTTTCGGGCCGAGTGCGGGCAAAGGCATCGTGACGATGACCAAGCCGCCCCGCTACTCCGAGCGCACCCCCGAAATTGAGGAGCGCCTGGATTACGAGCTGCGCATCATCGAGACGATGGGCTTCGCCGGCTACTTCCTTATCACCCAGGACTTTATCAACCATGGCCGTAGTGTGGGCGTAGCCGTGGGCCCGGGCCGGGGCTCGGCGGCTGGTTCGGCCGTAGCCTACTGCGTGGGTATCACCAACATCGACCCGATTAAGTACTCCCTGCTGTTCGAGCGTTTCCTGAACCCGGAGCGCGTGTCGATGCCCGATATTGACATCGACTTTGACGACGTGAACCGCCAGCGGGTGATTGACTACGTGGTGGACAAGTACGGCAAAACCCAGGTGGCCCAGATCATCACCTTTGGTACCATGGCCGCCAAAAGCTCTATCAAGGACGTAGCCCGGGCCATGGAGCTACCCCTGCCCCTGACCAATGAGCTGGCCAAGATGGTGCCGGAAAAGCCCGGCACTACCCTGGCCGGCGCCTTCGCCGAAAACCAGGAGCTGGACATGATCCGCCGCGACGACGCGCCCGACAACCTCCGGGGTCAGATTCTGCGCCTCGCGGAAAAGCTGGAAGGCTCGGTGCGCAACACCGGCATCCACGCCGCCGGCGTCATCATCGCCCCCGACGACATCACGAAGTACATTCCGGTTTCGACTTCCAAAGACTCGGACCTGCTCGTGACGCAGTTCGACGGCAAGGTCATTGAGAGTGCGGGGATGCTGAAGATGGACTTCCTGGGGCTCAAGACGCTGACCATCATCGTCGATGCCCTGGAGCTCATCAAGAAAAACCACGGGGTTGATATCAACATCGACGATATCCCGCTCGACGACCCCAAAACCTACGAGCTCTACCAGCGCGGCGACACGATTGGCACATTCCAGTTTGAATCGGAGGGCATGCGCATGTACCTCAAGGACCTCAAGCCCACCAACATTGAGGACCTGATTGCCATGAACGCCTTGTACCGGCCGGGCCCGATGCAGTTCATCCCGAACTTCATTAACCGCAAGCACGGGCGCGAGGAAATTGACTACCCCCACGAACTGCTCGAACCCATCCTGAACTACTCTCAGGGCATTATGGTGTACCAGGAGCAGATCATGCAGACGGCCCAGATTCTGGCCGGCTACTCCCTGGGCGGCGCCGACCTGCTGCGCCGGGCCATGGGTAAGAAGGACATGAAGAAGATGGCCCTGGAGCGGGAGAAATTCTGTAAAGGCGCCCTGGAGCTGCACGGCATCAAGGAGAAGAAAGCCAACGAGGTGTTCGACGTAATGGAGAAGTTTGCGGCCTACGGCTTCAACCGCTCCCACTCCGCCGCCTACTCGGTGGTAGCCTACCAGACGGGCTACCTCAAGGCCAACTACCCTGCCGAGTACATGGCCGCCGTGCTCACCAACAACATGTCGGATATCAAGAAGGTGACCTTCTTTATCGAGGAAGCGCGCCGCCAGGGGGTGCAGGTACTGGGACCCGACGTGAACGAATCCATCCTGAAGTTCAACGTAAACGAAAAGGGTCAGATCCGCTTCGGTATGGCCGCCGTGAAGGGCGCCGGCGAGGCCGCCATTGAAAGCATCGTGGCCGAGCGGGAGAAAAAAGGCCCGTATTCCGACATTTTTGACTTCTCGAAGCGGGTAAACCTGCGGGCCGTGAATAAGAAAACGTTTGAAAGCCTGGCTCTGTCGGGGGCTTTCGACTCGTTTGAGCGTTACCACCGCCGGCAGTTCGTGGAGGCACCAACCGGCGACCAGAACCTCATCGACAAGGCCGTGAAGATGGGTCAGCAGTACCAGCAGGAGCAGGACTCGGCGCAGCAGAGCCTGTTTGGGGGCGGAGCCTTCGGGGCGGTAGCCATGCCCCTGCCCAAAGTGGCCGACATGGAGCCCTGGCCCGCTACCGAGCTGTTGCGCCGCGAAAAAGAGGTAGTAGGTTTCTACCTCTCCGGGCATCCCTTGGATGACTTCAAGCTGGAAATTGACTCCTACTGCACCTGCCCCCTCGACAAGGTGGAGAACTACAAGAACCGCGAGGTGACGGTAGCCGGACTGATTTCGAATGTGATGTTCAAGACCACCAAAACCGGCCAGCCCTTCGTGTCGTTCAGCGTGGAAGACTACGAGTCGAGCCTGAACCTGGCCTTGTTCCGCGACGACTACAGCCGCTTCTCGGCCCTGATTAACCCCCGCAACTACGACAAAGAGCAGGTGCCGCCCATGTACATCCGGGGCAAGTACGCCCAGCGCTTCCGCGACTCCGACCAATTCGAGTTCAAGATTCTGACCATGGAGCCCCTGTTCAATGTGGCTGAGAAGCTGGCCAATGGGGTACGTGTGCAGCTGGATCTGCGTACCATCACCGAGCCCTTCATGGACCGCTTTATGGAGGCCGTGGAAGGCTGCGCCGGCTCCAAGAAGCTTGAAATCAAGTTCGCCGAGCCCCACGAACACCTGACGGTAGATACCTACTCGCGTCGCTACCGCATCGAACCCAAGGAGTTCATCCGTAAAATGCGAGAAATGGAAATTGACGCTTGTCAGTTGATATAG
- a CDS encoding hemolysin family protein, whose product MGLDILFTILLVVANGFFVAAEFALVKVRVSQLELKVQEGNRWAKLTLGLVHKLDAYLSATQLGITLASLALGWVGEEVMAEIVLDVLPYTGLKPLLESFGVVVNEALAHRIAVPISFALITIMHIVLGELVPKSLAIQRSEAVSMVVAGPLKVFYKILSPIIGLMNMLSNAILRLVGIQPASEHEVHTTEELRLLLDQSKQSGEIQESEHELLENVFEFNDRMVKQIMVPRTKLSAIDVSTPQDEVLEAVYNEGYSRIPVYEGNIDNIVGVLYVKDLLQIIRRQEPIELAKIIRPAYFVPETKKINRLLRQFQRKHMHMAIVSDEFGGVSGIVTIEDIMEELVGEIQDEYDNEVPVVEKVSETEYRVNTATAIPDANEYLPYPLPEGDDYETVGGLLNVLYGNIPEVGDVAVLDNYEFRVLQRSRRSVELVQLRVTTQEETEDPEEALNL is encoded by the coding sequence ATGGGCTTAGACATTTTATTTACCATTCTGCTCGTTGTAGCTAACGGCTTTTTTGTGGCAGCTGAGTTTGCCCTTGTTAAGGTCAGAGTCTCGCAGCTGGAATTGAAAGTGCAGGAAGGCAACCGCTGGGCCAAGCTGACGCTGGGCCTGGTGCACAAGCTGGATGCCTACCTCTCGGCCACGCAGTTGGGTATTACGCTGGCTTCGCTGGCCCTGGGCTGGGTAGGCGAGGAAGTAATGGCCGAAATTGTGCTGGACGTGCTGCCCTACACCGGCCTGAAGCCCCTGCTGGAAAGCTTCGGCGTTGTGGTCAACGAGGCCCTGGCCCACCGGATTGCCGTCCCGATTTCCTTCGCCCTGATTACCATCATGCACATTGTGCTGGGCGAGCTGGTGCCGAAGTCTCTGGCTATTCAACGCTCCGAGGCCGTGAGCATGGTAGTGGCTGGCCCGCTGAAGGTGTTCTACAAGATTCTCTCGCCCATTATCGGGCTGATGAATATGCTCAGCAACGCCATCCTGCGCCTGGTCGGGATTCAGCCCGCTTCGGAGCATGAGGTACACACCACCGAGGAGTTACGTTTGTTGCTGGACCAAAGCAAGCAGAGCGGCGAGATTCAGGAGTCGGAGCACGAGCTGCTGGAAAACGTGTTCGAGTTCAACGACCGGATGGTAAAGCAGATTATGGTGCCGCGTACCAAGCTCTCGGCCATTGATGTAAGCACGCCCCAGGACGAGGTGCTGGAAGCGGTGTACAACGAGGGCTACTCGCGGATTCCGGTGTACGAGGGCAACATCGACAACATTGTGGGGGTGCTCTACGTGAAGGATCTGCTTCAGATTATCCGGCGTCAGGAGCCCATTGAGTTGGCCAAGATTATCCGGCCCGCCTACTTCGTACCGGAAACCAAGAAAATCAACCGCCTGCTCCGCCAGTTCCAGCGCAAGCACATGCACATGGCCATTGTTTCCGACGAGTTCGGGGGCGTGTCCGGCATTGTGACCATCGAGGACATTATGGAAGAGCTAGTGGGCGAAATCCAGGACGAGTACGACAATGAAGTGCCGGTGGTAGAGAAGGTTTCGGAAACTGAGTACCGCGTGAACACCGCCACCGCCATTCCGGATGCCAACGAGTACCTCCCCTACCCCCTGCCCGAGGGCGACGACTACGAAACCGTGGGCGGCCTGCTTAACGTGCTTTATGGCAACATTCCGGAGGTC
- a CDS encoding AsnC family transcriptional regulator gives MARNYELDDTDRKILALLIEDAKMPYTEIARKVHVSGGTVHVRMARLEELGIVQGATLKIDYQKLGYGVRAFLGIYLQKSSVYESVVAALRQIPEVVSIDFTTGAYGIFARLICRDTNHLREVLHEQIQLIEGIERTETLISLEEAFNRPIQLQEVEERAS, from the coding sequence ATGGCCCGCAATTACGAACTTGACGACACCGACCGGAAGATTCTGGCCCTGTTAATAGAAGACGCCAAAATGCCCTACACTGAAATTGCCCGCAAGGTGCACGTTTCGGGGGGTACGGTGCACGTTCGCATGGCCCGGTTAGAGGAATTGGGTATTGTACAGGGCGCAACGCTTAAGATTGACTATCAGAAGCTGGGCTACGGAGTCCGGGCCTTTCTGGGGATATACCTTCAGAAAAGCTCGGTGTATGAAAGCGTGGTAGCCGCGCTGCGCCAGATTCCGGAGGTAGTAAGCATTGATTTCACTACCGGCGCCTATGGCATCTTTGCCCGCCTGATTTGCCGCGACACCAACCACCTGCGCGAGGTGCTGCACGAGCAGATTCAGCTGATTGAAGGCATTGAGCGCACGGAAACGCTTATTTCGCTGGAGGAAGCCTTTAACCGGCCCATTCAGCTGCAGGAAGTAGAAGAAAGGGCCAGCTAG
- a CDS encoding GbsR/MarR family transcriptional regulator gives MQLDEAKSKFIEGWGTLGSAWGVSRTMAQVHALLLVSPGALSTEDIMEQLQISRGNANMNVRALIDWGIVRKELRPGERREFFSAEKDIHKVATLILKERRRRELEPIMRVLSEIKQVEPSPTTTPEETEAFTRMIGSIHSFAEFADGAASTLIKADENWFLSTFMKLMRPGGQ, from the coding sequence ATGCAACTCGACGAAGCCAAAAGCAAGTTCATTGAAGGCTGGGGCACCCTGGGCTCGGCCTGGGGCGTGAGCCGCACAATGGCGCAGGTGCACGCCTTGTTGCTGGTGTCGCCGGGGGCACTGAGTACCGAGGACATTATGGAGCAGCTCCAGATTTCCAGGGGCAACGCCAATATGAATGTGCGCGCCCTCATCGACTGGGGCATCGTGCGCAAGGAGCTGCGCCCGGGCGAGCGGCGCGAGTTTTTCTCGGCCGAAAAGGACATTCATAAAGTAGCTACCCTGATTCTGAAAGAGCGCCGCCGCCGGGAGCTGGAGCCCATTATGCGCGTGCTCAGCGAGATTAAGCAGGTAGAGCCTAGCCCCACTACCACCCCGGAGGAGACAGAAGCCTTTACCAGGATGATTGGCAGCATCCACAGCTTCGCGGAGTTTGCCGACGGTGCCGCCTCTACCCTTATCAAAGCCGATGAAAACTGGTTTCTGAGCACCTTCATGAAGCTGATGCGCCCTGGAGGCCAATAA
- a CDS encoding cytochrome c biogenesis protein CcdA, producing MPRSKFLLLPLVLLLLTFWPAAAQILTPTKLSSAVSKASAKVGEEVELIVNARIDDKWHLYATNFDPDLGPTVFTFTFAKSPAYELVGKPQSIGTKKKFDEVFKGDVTYFERTGLIKQRIRVLQPGTLTIKAETEFQTCTDVDGRCIPGEESLSFGPIEVTGTATAPAPTPSGSSGASVTPAAPAATTAAAATTAPADTAAPATASATPAPTPDLAANPTAVAPATAASTTAPVVAATASAAATDTSAGGLWSFALAAFVSGLLALITPCVFPLIPMTVSFFTSGSGSRQQGILKAVVYGLSIIFVYVVVGLLVTVLLGADGLNLISTHWLPNLIFFVVFVVFGLSFLGLFEITLPHGMVNKIDAQADKGGWGGVFFMALTLVVVSFSCTGPIVATILSLAAQGERLQPVVGMLGFSLAFALPFTLFAIFPAWLKSLPRSGGWLNTVKVVLGFVELMLALKFLSMADLAYHWNLLPRDIYLVLWIALSGLLGFYLLGRFKLSHDSDLTHLSVGRLLMAVLAFSFMTYLVPGLFGAPLPLLAGYLPPQSRNDFTLAGGAEGATAAVPAATASNALCEAPRYAEFLELPHGLPGYFDLEQARRCARAQNKPIFIDFTGHACVNCRKMEATVWKDPRVLKRLREDFVVVALYVDDKAELPQNEHYVSAHDGKTKTTLGKKNADIQLTGFNVNAQPYYVLLDPNATPDLAHTLTPPVAYEPDATAFVQFLDAGLARFRQQAALAGR from the coding sequence ATGCCTCGCAGTAAATTTCTGTTGCTTCCGCTGGTGCTGCTGCTCCTGACCTTCTGGCCGGCGGCGGCCCAAATCCTGACGCCCACCAAGCTTTCCAGCGCCGTAAGCAAGGCTTCGGCCAAGGTAGGCGAGGAGGTGGAGCTCATCGTCAATGCCCGCATCGACGACAAGTGGCACCTGTACGCCACCAACTTTGACCCCGATCTGGGCCCGACGGTGTTCACTTTCACCTTCGCCAAAAGTCCCGCCTACGAGCTGGTAGGCAAGCCACAATCCATCGGCACCAAAAAGAAATTCGACGAAGTTTTCAAGGGAGATGTCACCTACTTCGAGCGCACCGGCCTGATCAAGCAGCGCATTCGGGTGCTGCAGCCCGGCACGCTCACGATTAAGGCGGAAACCGAGTTCCAGACCTGCACCGACGTGGACGGCCGCTGCATTCCCGGCGAAGAAAGCCTGAGCTTCGGCCCCATCGAAGTTACCGGCACGGCCACCGCGCCTGCGCCTACCCCCTCCGGCTCCTCGGGGGCCAGCGTAACGCCGGCCGCTCCCGCTGCTACCACTGCGGCTGCTGCAACTACTGCTCCTGCTGATACGGCCGCGCCTGCAACGGCTTCCGCTACCCCTGCTCCTACCCCCGATTTGGCTGCAAACCCTACTGCAGTTGCCCCGGCTACCGCAGCCTCGACTACTGCCCCGGTGGTAGCTGCCACCGCTTCGGCTGCCGCAACCGATACCTCGGCCGGTGGACTCTGGAGCTTTGCTCTGGCGGCTTTTGTGTCGGGCCTGCTCGCCCTGATTACGCCCTGCGTATTCCCCCTGATTCCGATGACGGTGTCGTTCTTCACCAGCGGCTCCGGCTCCCGGCAGCAGGGCATTCTGAAGGCCGTGGTCTATGGGCTGTCCATCATCTTCGTGTACGTGGTAGTGGGGCTGCTTGTCACGGTTTTGCTTGGGGCCGATGGCCTTAACCTCATCAGCACGCACTGGCTGCCCAACCTGATTTTCTTCGTGGTGTTCGTGGTGTTTGGCCTCTCATTTCTGGGCCTGTTCGAAATCACCCTACCCCACGGCATGGTTAATAAGATTGACGCCCAGGCCGATAAAGGCGGTTGGGGCGGCGTGTTCTTTATGGCCCTGACCCTGGTGGTAGTGTCGTTTTCCTGCACCGGCCCCATTGTAGCCACCATTCTGAGCCTGGCCGCCCAGGGCGAGCGGCTGCAGCCAGTGGTGGGCATGCTGGGCTTCTCCCTGGCTTTTGCCCTGCCCTTTACTTTGTTCGCCATCTTCCCGGCCTGGCTGAAAAGCCTGCCCCGCTCCGGTGGCTGGCTGAACACGGTGAAGGTGGTACTGGGCTTCGTGGAGCTGATGCTGGCGCTCAAGTTCCTGAGCATGGCCGATCTGGCCTACCACTGGAACCTGCTCCCGCGTGATATTTATCTGGTCCTCTGGATTGCCTTGTCAGGCCTGCTGGGCTTCTACCTGCTCGGCCGCTTCAAACTCTCCCACGATTCCGACCTGACCCACCTGAGCGTAGGCCGCCTGCTGATGGCCGTGCTGGCGTTCAGCTTCATGACTTACCTGGTGCCTGGTTTGTTCGGGGCGCCGCTGCCCCTGCTGGCCGGCTACCTGCCGCCCCAGAGCCGCAACGATTTCACCCTGGCCGGTGGGGCCGAAGGGGCCACTGCTGCCGTACCCGCTGCTACTGCCTCCAATGCCCTCTGTGAGGCCCCGCGCTACGCCGAGTTTCTGGAGCTGCCCCACGGCCTGCCGGGCTACTTCGATCTGGAGCAGGCCCGCCGCTGCGCCCGCGCTCAAAACAAGCCCATTTTCATTGATTTCACAGGCCATGCCTGCGTGAACTGCCGCAAGATGGAGGCTACCGTCTGGAAGGACCCCCGGGTGCTCAAGCGCCTGCGCGAAGACTTTGTGGTAGTGGCGCTTTACGTGGACGATAAGGCCGAACTGCCCCAGAACGAGCACTACGTTTCCGCCCACGATGGAAAAACGAAAACAACTCTGGGCAAGAAGAACGCCGATATTCAGCTCACCGGCTTCAACGTAAACGCCCAACCCTACTACGTGCTCCTCGACCCCAATGCTACCCCCGATCTGGCGCACACCTTAACTCCCCCCGTCGCCTACGAGCCCGATGCCACCGCCTTCGTGCAGTTTCTGGATGCCGGCTTGGCCCGGTTCCGGCAGCAGGCTGCCCTGGCCGGCCGGTAA